The Mesorhizobium sp. B1-1-8 genome contains a region encoding:
- a CDS encoding DUF1638 domain-containing protein yields MVKTQKTEPNQTDRLLVIACGMIAREVLAVKQQLKLDHLELTCLPAEFHFYPDRIAPAMDKAIEKAKAEGYEHIFVGYADCGTGGLLDRVIEKHGVERMAGPHCFAFYQGMDAYAKVADDDMMSFYMTDFLCRQFEAFFIKPLGLDRHPELIKDYFGNYEKLVYLAQTDDPELDKVAEKAAAMLGLAYERRRTGYGDLTAGLARAAAHPVDMR; encoded by the coding sequence TTGGTCAAGACGCAAAAAACGGAACCGAATCAAACAGACAGGCTGCTCGTCATCGCCTGCGGGATGATTGCGCGCGAAGTTTTGGCCGTCAAGCAACAGCTAAAGCTCGACCATCTCGAACTGACCTGCCTACCGGCAGAGTTCCATTTCTATCCGGACCGCATCGCACCGGCGATGGACAAGGCGATCGAGAAGGCCAAGGCGGAAGGCTACGAGCACATCTTCGTCGGCTATGCCGATTGCGGCACCGGCGGCCTGCTCGACCGCGTGATCGAAAAGCACGGCGTCGAGCGCATGGCCGGGCCGCACTGTTTTGCCTTTTACCAGGGCATGGACGCCTATGCGAAGGTCGCCGACGACGACATGATGTCGTTCTACATGACCGATTTCCTTTGCCGCCAGTTCGAGGCCTTTTTCATCAAGCCGCTCGGCCTCGACAGGCATCCGGAGTTGATCAAGGACTATTTCGGCAATTACGAGAAGCTGGTCTATCTCGCCCAGACCGACGATCCGGAGCTCGACAAGGTCGCCGAGAAGGCCGCGGCGATGCTCGGCCTCGCCTATGAGCGCCGACGGACCGGCTATGGTGATTTGACGGCAGGGCTGGCGCGAGCTGCGGCACATCCGGTGGACATGCGTTAG
- the bmt gene encoding betaine--homocysteine S-methyltransferase translates to MTTINPIDALLAEKGVLLADGATGTNLFAMGLEAGEAPELLNETAADTIVSLHQNFVDAGADIILTNSFGGTRHRLKLHHAQDRVHDLNKRAAEIARSVADKAGRKVIVAGSVGPTGELLVPLGAMTYDEAVDAFAEQIEGLKAGGAEVAWIETMSAPDEIRAAAEAAIRVGLPYTYTGSFDTAGRTMMGLLPKDIHGVAEGLSERPLGVGANCGVGAADILASLLDMTAAKPEATVIVKGNCGIPEFRGTEIHYSGTPELMADYVRLAVDAGAKIVGGCCGTSFAHLAAMRKALDAHTKSARPTVETIVERIGPMRNKVATANGAETSEARRERRRSRA, encoded by the coding sequence ATGACCACGATCAATCCCATCGACGCATTGCTTGCCGAAAAGGGCGTGCTGCTGGCCGACGGCGCCACCGGCACCAATCTGTTCGCGATGGGCCTCGAGGCCGGCGAGGCGCCGGAGTTGCTGAACGAGACGGCGGCCGACACGATCGTCAGCCTGCATCAGAATTTCGTTGATGCCGGCGCCGACATCATCCTGACCAATTCCTTTGGCGGCACCCGCCATCGGCTGAAGCTGCATCACGCGCAGGACCGCGTGCATGACCTCAACAAGCGCGCCGCCGAGATCGCCCGTTCCGTCGCCGACAAGGCTGGCCGCAAGGTGATCGTCGCCGGCTCGGTCGGCCCGACCGGCGAATTGCTGGTGCCGCTCGGCGCCATGACCTATGACGAGGCGGTCGATGCCTTTGCCGAGCAGATCGAAGGCCTCAAGGCCGGCGGCGCCGAAGTCGCCTGGATTGAAACCATGTCGGCGCCGGACGAGATCCGCGCCGCCGCTGAAGCCGCCATCCGCGTCGGCTTGCCTTACACCTATACCGGTTCTTTCGACACCGCCGGCCGCACCATGATGGGGCTGTTGCCGAAGGACATCCACGGCGTTGCCGAAGGGCTTTCCGAAAGGCCGCTCGGCGTCGGCGCCAATTGCGGCGTCGGCGCCGCCGACATCCTGGCATCGTTGCTCGACATGACCGCGGCAAAGCCGGAAGCGACGGTGATCGTCAAGGGCAATTGCGGCATCCCCGAATTCCGCGGCACCGAGATCCATTACTCCGGCACGCCCGAACTGATGGCCGATTATGTACGACTGGCGGTCGATGCCGGCGCGAAAATCGTCGGCGGCTGCTGCGGCACCTCGTTCGCCCACCTCGCCGCCATGCGCAAGGCGCTCGACGCCCACACAAAGTCGGCGCGCCCGACCGTCGAGACGATCGTCGAGCGCATCGGTCCGATGCGCAACAAGGTGGCGACGGCCAATGGCGCCGAGACCAGCGAAGCCCGGCGCGAGCGCCGGCGCAGCCGCGCCTGA
- a CDS encoding IS4 family transposase codes for MRFTPSILGKLVEPINRRRFQTIVDSHGGDAYDKSFRSWDHLMVLIYAQLSGSASLRSLEAGWNANGQHHYHLGSDVLRRSTLSDAGRRRPVAVFAEIFGLLANQLDRQTRREGTAMLRLIDSTPIPLGKLCGWAKSNGRIRGMKMHVVYDPNADCPRILDITDANVNDAQVGRTIAIEKGATYVFDKGYCHYGWWTQIAAAQAFFVTRPKSNMGLEVLSERPVKVARGDGFTVLDDAEVSLAGKTHCKLPIKLRRLIVKRQDGDTITLLTNDLKRPAVEIAALYKGRWQIELLFRWIKQHLKIRRFLGNNDNAIRLQLFAAMIAYALLRIAARTYRIAMPILRFTDLVSQCLLERRRIEAINKPPPINSSRRRDRTSPNQLGFDYE; via the coding sequence ATGCGCTTTACGCCTAGCATTCTTGGCAAGCTGGTTGAACCGATCAATCGCCGCCGCTTCCAGACGATTGTGGATAGCCATGGCGGGGACGCCTACGACAAGTCGTTCAGAAGTTGGGACCATCTCATGGTGCTGATCTATGCCCAGCTCAGCGGTAGTGCGAGCCTTCGCAGCCTGGAAGCCGGCTGGAACGCCAACGGCCAGCATCATTACCATCTGGGCAGTGACGTGTTGCGGCGCTCGACCTTGTCGGATGCCGGCCGCAGGCGCCCCGTCGCCGTCTTTGCCGAGATCTTCGGCCTGCTCGCCAACCAACTCGACCGGCAGACACGCCGTGAGGGCACCGCTATGCTGCGGCTGATCGATTCCACACCGATCCCGCTCGGCAAGTTGTGCGGCTGGGCCAAGTCGAACGGTCGCATCCGCGGCATGAAGATGCACGTCGTCTATGATCCCAACGCCGATTGCCCGCGCATCCTCGACATCACCGATGCCAACGTCAACGATGCCCAGGTCGGCCGCACGATCGCCATCGAGAAGGGCGCGACCTATGTGTTCGACAAGGGTTATTGCCATTACGGCTGGTGGACGCAGATCGCCGCAGCCCAAGCTTTCTTCGTCACCCGACCCAAATCCAACATGGGGCTCGAGGTGCTCTCCGAACGTCCCGTCAAGGTCGCGCGGGGCGACGGCTTCACCGTTCTCGACGACGCTGAGGTGAGCCTTGCCGGCAAAACCCACTGCAAGCTGCCGATCAAATTGCGCCGCCTGATCGTCAAGCGCCAGGACGGCGACACCATCACGCTGCTGACCAACGATCTCAAGCGCCCGGCCGTTGAGATTGCCGCGCTCTATAAGGGCCGCTGGCAGATCGAACTCTTGTTCCGTTGGATCAAACAGCATCTCAAGATACGCAGGTTCCTCGGCAACAACGACAACGCCATCCGCCTGCAGCTCTTCGCCGCCATGATCGCCTATGCGCTGCTGCGCATCGCCGCCCGGACCTACCGCATCGCCATGCCCATCCTGCGCTTCACCGATCTGGTTAGCCAATGCCTGCTCGAGCGCCGAAGAATCGAGGCCATCAACAAGCCGCCTCCGATCAATTCGAGCCGCCGAAGGGATCGAACATCCCCAAACCAGTTGGGCTTCGATTATGAATAA
- a CDS encoding trimethylamine methyltransferase family protein, translating into MSENAAVDQEASNARRGRGASGGAAARRAARSGGGPGTQLTYIKRKINVYEVLNEEGLALIEKNTDTVLEEIGIIFRDDAEALQLWKDAGAEVKGERVHFPKGLCRSLLKTAPPIYTQHARNAERSVQIGGNATVFAPVYGPPFVRDLDGNRRYATIEDFQNFVKLAYMAPSIHHSGGTVCEPVDVPVNKRHLDMVYSHIRYSDKPFMGSVTAPERAEDTVAMAKIVFGDDFVENNTVLTSLINANSPMVFDETMLGALKVYSRHNQACIVTPFILAGAMSPVTVAGTLTQVLAEVLAGASFTQLIRPGAPVLFGTFASSISMQSGAPTFGTPEPSLVSYGAAQLARRLGLPFRTGGSLCASKIPDAQAAYESANTLNSTILAGTNFVLHSAGWLEGGLASCYEKFMMDIDQLGMTQKFSESVDLSENGQAMDAIRQVGPGSHYLGCDHTQANFQTAFYRSNIADNNSYEQWLAEGQKTAPQRANELARRWLESYEAPHLDPAIDEALKDFIARKKGSMPDAFT; encoded by the coding sequence ATGAGCGAGAACGCGGCAGTCGACCAGGAAGCGTCAAACGCACGGCGTGGACGTGGTGCCAGCGGCGGCGCGGCGGCCAGGCGCGCGGCGCGCTCGGGCGGCGGTCCGGGCACCCAGCTCACCTACATCAAGCGCAAGATCAACGTCTATGAGGTCCTCAACGAGGAAGGCCTGGCGCTGATCGAGAAGAACACCGACACTGTGCTGGAAGAGATCGGCATCATTTTTCGCGATGACGCCGAAGCCCTGCAGTTGTGGAAAGACGCCGGCGCCGAAGTGAAGGGTGAGCGCGTGCATTTCCCGAAGGGGCTCTGCCGCTCGCTTCTGAAGACCGCACCGCCCATCTACACCCAGCATGCGCGCAACGCCGAGCGCTCGGTGCAGATCGGCGGCAATGCGACCGTGTTCGCGCCGGTCTATGGACCACCCTTCGTGCGCGATCTCGACGGCAACCGCCGTTACGCGACGATCGAGGATTTCCAGAATTTCGTGAAGCTCGCCTATATGGCGCCGTCGATCCACCATTCGGGCGGCACGGTGTGCGAACCGGTCGACGTGCCGGTCAACAAGCGCCATCTCGACATGGTCTATTCGCATATCCGCTATTCGGACAAGCCGTTCATGGGCTCGGTCACGGCGCCGGAACGGGCCGAGGACACCGTGGCGATGGCCAAGATCGTGTTCGGCGACGATTTCGTCGAGAACAACACGGTGCTGACCAGCCTGATCAACGCCAACTCGCCGATGGTGTTCGACGAGACCATGCTCGGCGCGCTGAAGGTCTATTCGCGCCACAACCAGGCCTGCATCGTCACGCCCTTCATCCTGGCCGGCGCGATGAGCCCGGTGACGGTGGCCGGCACGCTGACGCAGGTGCTGGCCGAAGTGCTGGCCGGCGCCTCCTTCACTCAGTTGATCAGGCCGGGCGCGCCGGTGCTGTTCGGCACCTTCGCCTCCTCGATCTCGATGCAGTCGGGCGCGCCGACCTTCGGCACGCCGGAGCCGTCGCTGGTCTCCTATGGCGCAGCGCAGCTCGCGCGCCGGCTCGGCCTGCCGTTCCGCACCGGCGGCTCCCTCTGCGCTTCCAAGATACCGGATGCGCAGGCGGCTTACGAGAGCGCCAACACGCTGAATTCGACCATCCTTGCCGGCACCAATTTCGTGCTGCATTCGGCCGGCTGGCTCGAGGGCGGGCTCGCCTCCTGCTACGAAAAATTCATGATGGACATCGACCAGCTCGGCATGACGCAGAAATTCTCCGAGAGCGTCGACCTGTCGGAAAACGGACAGGCGATGGACGCCATCCGCCAGGTCGGTCCAGGCAGCCACTATCTCGGCTGCGACCACACCCAGGCCAATTTCCAGACCGCCTTCTACCGCTCCAACATCGCCGACAACAATTCCTACGAGCAGTGGCTGGCGGAAGGCCAGAAGACGGCGCCGCAGCGCGCCAACGAGCTCGCGCGGCGCTGGCTGGAAAGCTACGAGGCGCCTCACCTCGATCCGGCCATCGACGAGGCGCTGAAGGACTTCATCGCGAGGAAGAAGGGTTCGATGCCCGACGCCTTCACGTGA
- a CDS encoding fatty acid desaturase: MTSMKKRRSSAPAIEWPTVFLALFCYGAWLAAGFLLWPSYPLIALAALALIAALQSSLMHEVLHGHPTRNARINEAFVFLPIGMVWPFRRFKTIHLRHHADERLTDPLDDPESYYQALWMHEELPPAMKFLLKINNTMVGRLFLGPWLSSIGFFIDDAKQIAAGDKAIRNAWLLHAIGLALLVPIVTFGFGIPLWLYILVPVWFGQSLISIRTYAEHQWSEHPEGRTVIVERSPLSFLFLNNNLHFVHHKSPTVAWYKLPKLFRDRRDEWLRMNNGYAYPNYFALLKAHAFRAKEPIVHPVLRRTPEPGRAFKPRIRARNVNGLGTAPVPAEPPKE, from the coding sequence ATGACGAGCATGAAAAAGAGACGTAGCAGTGCACCGGCAATCGAATGGCCGACAGTCTTCCTCGCACTCTTCTGCTACGGCGCATGGCTCGCCGCCGGTTTCCTGCTCTGGCCTTCCTATCCGCTGATCGCGCTGGCTGCCCTGGCGCTGATCGCGGCGCTGCAATCCTCGCTCATGCATGAAGTGCTGCACGGACATCCGACCCGCAACGCCAGGATCAACGAAGCTTTCGTCTTCCTGCCGATCGGCATGGTCTGGCCATTCCGCCGCTTCAAGACGATCCATCTGCGTCACCATGCCGATGAGCGGTTGACCGATCCTCTGGACGATCCGGAAAGCTATTATCAGGCGCTCTGGATGCATGAGGAATTGCCTCCGGCGATGAAATTCCTGCTGAAGATCAACAACACCATGGTCGGCCGCTTGTTTCTCGGCCCGTGGCTGTCCTCGATCGGCTTCTTCATCGATGACGCCAAGCAGATCGCTGCCGGCGACAAGGCGATCCGCAACGCATGGCTGCTGCATGCCATCGGCCTTGCCCTGTTGGTGCCGATCGTGACCTTCGGCTTCGGCATCCCGCTCTGGCTCTACATACTGGTGCCGGTGTGGTTCGGCCAGTCGCTGATCTCGATCCGCACCTATGCCGAACACCAGTGGTCGGAGCATCCGGAAGGACGCACGGTGATCGTCGAGCGCTCGCCGCTCTCCTTCCTGTTCCTCAACAACAATCTGCATTTCGTCCATCACAAGAGCCCGACAGTTGCCTGGTACAAGCTGCCGAAACTGTTCCGCGATCGCCGCGACGAGTGGCTGCGGATGAACAATGGCTATGCCTACCCGAACTATTTCGCGTTGCTGAAAGCCCATGCGTTCAGGGCCAAGGAGCCGATCGTGCATCCGGTGCTGCGGCGCACGCCCGAGCCCGGCCGCGCCTTCAAGCCCCGCATCAGGGCGCGCAACGTCAATGGGCTTGGGACGGCTCCGGTACCCGCCGAGCCCCCCAAAGAGTGA
- a CDS encoding corrinoid protein yields MADDEIILSELSDDELVQQMHDDLYDGLKEEIEEGTNILLERNWAPYKVLTEALVEGMRIVGEDFRDGILFVPEVLLSANAMKAGMAILRPLLAATGAPKQGKMVIGTVKGDIHDIGKNLVGMMMEGAGFDVIDLGINNAVEKYLDAIEQHQPDIIGMSALLTTTMPYMKVVIDTMKEKGIRDDYVVLVGGAPLNEEFGKAVGADAYCRDAAVAVETAKDYMKRKHNVRASA; encoded by the coding sequence ATGGCCGACGACGAGATCATCCTTTCCGAGCTTTCCGACGACGAGCTCGTGCAGCAGATGCACGACGATCTCTATGACGGGCTGAAGGAAGAGATCGAGGAAGGCACCAACATCCTTCTCGAGCGCAACTGGGCGCCTTACAAGGTGCTGACCGAAGCGCTGGTCGAAGGCATGCGCATCGTCGGCGAGGATTTCCGCGACGGTATCCTGTTCGTGCCGGAAGTGCTGCTCTCGGCCAACGCCATGAAGGCCGGCATGGCCATCCTTCGCCCGCTGCTCGCCGCCACCGGCGCGCCGAAGCAGGGCAAGATGGTGATCGGCACCGTCAAGGGCGACATCCATGACATCGGCAAGAACCTCGTCGGCATGATGATGGAGGGTGCGGGCTTCGACGTCATCGATCTTGGTATCAACAACGCGGTCGAGAAATATCTCGATGCCATCGAGCAGCACCAGCCCGACATCATCGGCATGTCGGCGCTGCTCACCACCACCATGCCTTATATGAAGGTCGTGATCGACACGATGAAGGAAAAGGGCATCCGCGACGATTACGTCGTGCTGGTCGGCGGCGCGCCGCTCAACGAGGAATTCGGCAAGGCCGTCGGCGCCGATGCCTATTGCCGCGACGCGGCGGTGGCGGTCGAGACCGCAAAGGATTACATGAAGCGCAAGCACAACGTTCGCGCTTCCGCCTGA
- a CDS encoding RNA polymerase sigma factor, producing the protein MTAMMLDDSEASDADLVGRARGGDRGAFGKLLERHYGFVYRAAYRWCGRKADAEDIAQDVCVKLGRAIRDYQGSGAFTTWLYAMTLNASRDMMRKRARDTAKADAYGAYALIAGEASAESDDPTEALWAAVRLLPDKQRDAVLLVYGEGLNHAAAAEVMALSETTVSWHIHEAKKRLKVLMRSAGEV; encoded by the coding sequence ATGACGGCGATGATGCTGGACGACAGCGAAGCCTCCGATGCCGATTTGGTCGGGCGGGCGAGGGGCGGAGACAGGGGGGCTTTCGGCAAATTGCTCGAAAGGCACTATGGCTTCGTCTATCGCGCCGCCTATCGCTGGTGCGGCAGGAAGGCCGACGCCGAGGACATCGCCCAGGACGTCTGCGTGAAGCTCGGCCGGGCGATCCGCGACTATCAGGGCAGCGGCGCCTTCACGACCTGGCTCTATGCCATGACGCTGAACGCTTCGCGCGACATGATGCGCAAGCGCGCCCGCGACACCGCTAAGGCCGACGCCTACGGCGCCTATGCGCTAATCGCGGGCGAAGCGTCGGCGGAGAGCGATGATCCGACTGAAGCGCTATGGGCAGCGGTGCGGCTACTGCCGGACAAGCAGCGCGACGCGGTGCTGCTGGTCTATGGCGAAGGTCTCAACCACGCGGCGGCGGCGGAGGTGATGGCGCTCTCGGAGACGACGGTTTCCTGGCACATCCATGAAGCGAAGAAACGGCTGAAGGTGCTGATGCGTTCAGCCGGGGAAGTGTGA
- a CDS encoding entericidin A/B family lipoprotein: MKLLRIAPIAILASALALTACANTIRGVGKDVKSTARAVKDTVN, encoded by the coding sequence ATGAAACTGCTACGCATCGCGCCGATCGCCATCCTGGCCAGCGCGCTTGCACTCACCGCCTGCGCCAACACCATCCGGGGCGTCGGCAAGGACGTCAAATCGACGGCAAGGGCGGTCAAAGACACTGTCAACTGA
- a CDS encoding dienelactone hydrolase family protein, which yields MAKQDIGIETRDGKAKAGLFRPASTAKAGAILYMDAFGPRPALDEMAERLAGEGYAVLVPDLFYRDAPYGPFDAKTAFAVEETKKALMALVAGTTQEMTIRDSAAFLDAFASEGIDGPIGVVGYCMGGARALNAAGTYPDRIAAAASFHGGNLASDAADSPHRKAASLKARVYVGVAGVDRSFPPEQSARLAEALRVAEVDHTIENYVGVGHGWCIKDHSLYDEAGAERHWKRLTMFFGEALG from the coding sequence ATGGCTAAGCAAGACATCGGGATCGAAACCAGGGACGGCAAGGCGAAAGCCGGATTGTTCCGGCCTGCATCAACAGCCAAGGCCGGCGCCATCCTTTACATGGACGCCTTCGGGCCACGCCCGGCGCTCGATGAGATGGCGGAGAGGCTCGCTGGCGAAGGCTATGCCGTGCTGGTGCCGGACCTGTTTTACCGCGATGCGCCCTATGGTCCGTTCGATGCCAAAACCGCCTTTGCTGTGGAGGAAACGAAAAAGGCGCTGATGGCGCTGGTCGCCGGCACGACGCAGGAGATGACCATTCGCGACAGCGCCGCCTTTCTCGACGCATTTGCCTCCGAAGGTATTGACGGACCGATTGGCGTCGTCGGCTACTGCATGGGCGGCGCGCGGGCGCTGAATGCTGCGGGGACCTATCCCGACCGCATCGCCGCCGCGGCGAGCTTCCACGGCGGCAATCTGGCAAGCGATGCCGCCGACAGCCCGCACCGCAAGGCAGCCTCGCTCAAGGCGCGCGTCTATGTCGGTGTCGCCGGCGTTGACCGCAGCTTCCCGCCGGAGCAGTCGGCCAGGCTGGCGGAAGCATTGCGCGTCGCCGAGGTCGACCACACGATCGAGAATTATGTCGGTGTCGGCCATGGCTGGTGCATCAAAGACCACAGCCTCTACGACGAGGCCGGCGCCGAGCGGCACTGGAAAAGGCTGACGATGTTTTTTGGTGAGGCGTTGGGCTGA
- a CDS encoding VWA domain-containing protein encodes MVDDNELERLRDITAPAPDDEAKGRALAAAMHAFDMEEEKISTAAQGTAAGLRLTERARKLWREIMQRKLIATPAITALVALPIAGYAAFEMLKEQPPVGGNDTVTETLADMPAAQKPAPEQPAINEPLAAAPANEKKTDADAETRANSQVAAPKPATEVDGLLKQEAAPEAKPALQPAPAESGQLAAGGKGGSSKRVIMSMTPPPSVDEAERADKAPAGSAAAVPASPPAVADSKLMVQHAPVPVDQIQPQEENRDRVETFKTNPVHETAQDPVSTFSIDVDTASYSFVRRSLKEGTLPQADTVRVEEMINYFPYGWKGPDSASTPFNSTVTVMPTPWNEHTKLMHVAIKGFDVKPAEQPKANLVFLIDVSGSMDEPDKLPLLKSAFRLLVSKLKADDTVSIVTYAGDAGTVLIPTKAAEKQKILAAIDNLTPGGSTAGEAGIKEAYKLAQQSFVKDGVNRVMLATDGDFNVGQTDDEDLKRLIESERKTGVFLSVFGFGRGNLNDQMMQTIAQNGNGTAAYIDTLAEAEKVLVEDASSALFTIAKDVKIQVEFNPAKVSEYRLVGYETRALKREDFNNDRVDAGDIGSGHSVTAIYEITPKGSGAERVDPLRYGQATVDNGGVANAGEYAFIKIRYKLPNENVSKLITTPVTAANEVSSFDEAGADQRFSVAVAAFGQKLRDEDQTANFGYDRILEIASAARGADPFGYRAEFLSLVRLASSLGGNK; translated from the coding sequence ATGGTCGACGACAACGAACTCGAAAGGCTGCGCGACATCACAGCACCGGCGCCGGACGACGAAGCCAAGGGGCGTGCCCTGGCTGCCGCGATGCACGCCTTCGATATGGAAGAGGAAAAAATTTCGACGGCTGCCCAAGGAACGGCGGCGGGCCTTCGTCTCACGGAGCGAGCAAGAAAGCTCTGGAGAGAAATCATGCAACGCAAACTCATTGCCACGCCGGCGATCACCGCGCTGGTTGCCCTGCCTATTGCCGGTTATGCCGCCTTTGAGATGCTGAAGGAACAGCCGCCCGTCGGCGGCAACGACACGGTCACCGAGACCTTGGCTGACATGCCGGCGGCGCAGAAGCCTGCTCCGGAGCAGCCCGCGATCAACGAGCCGCTGGCAGCGGCGCCCGCAAATGAAAAGAAGACAGACGCCGACGCCGAGACCCGGGCCAATTCACAAGTGGCGGCGCCGAAGCCGGCGACAGAGGTCGACGGTCTGCTCAAGCAGGAGGCTGCGCCGGAGGCCAAGCCTGCTCTGCAACCTGCGCCAGCAGAGAGTGGCCAACTCGCAGCCGGCGGCAAGGGCGGGTCGTCCAAAAGGGTGATCATGTCAATGACACCGCCGCCTAGCGTCGATGAGGCTGAGCGGGCCGACAAGGCGCCGGCAGGCAGCGCGGCCGCCGTTCCAGCGTCTCCGCCAGCCGTCGCCGATTCCAAGCTGATGGTGCAGCATGCGCCAGTACCTGTCGATCAGATCCAGCCGCAAGAGGAAAACCGCGACCGCGTCGAGACCTTCAAGACCAATCCGGTGCACGAAACCGCCCAGGATCCGGTCTCGACCTTCTCGATCGATGTCGACACCGCTTCCTATTCCTTCGTGCGTCGCTCGCTGAAGGAAGGCACGCTGCCGCAGGCCGATACGGTCCGCGTCGAGGAGATGATCAACTATTTCCCCTATGGCTGGAAGGGACCGGACTCGGCTTCGACGCCGTTCAACTCGACCGTCACCGTCATGCCGACGCCCTGGAATGAGCACACCAAGCTGATGCATGTCGCGATCAAAGGCTTCGACGTGAAGCCGGCCGAGCAGCCCAAGGCCAACCTGGTCTTCCTGATCGACGTGTCGGGCTCAATGGACGAGCCGGACAAGCTGCCGCTGCTGAAGTCGGCCTTCCGGCTGCTGGTCAGCAAGCTCAAGGCCGACGACACCGTCTCGATCGTCACTTATGCGGGCGACGCCGGCACGGTGCTGATTCCGACAAAGGCGGCCGAGAAGCAGAAGATCCTTGCCGCCATCGACAATCTCACGCCGGGCGGATCGACGGCCGGCGAGGCCGGCATCAAGGAAGCCTACAAGCTTGCCCAGCAATCCTTCGTCAAGGACGGCGTCAACCGGGTGATGCTGGCCACCGACGGCGACTTCAATGTCGGCCAGACCGATGACGAGGATCTCAAACGGCTGATCGAAAGCGAGCGCAAGACCGGCGTGTTCCTGTCGGTGTTCGGCTTCGGCCGCGGCAATCTGAACGACCAGATGATGCAGACCATCGCCCAGAACGGCAACGGCACGGCAGCCTATATCGATACGTTGGCCGAAGCCGAAAAAGTGCTGGTCGAGGATGCCTCCTCGGCGCTGTTCACCATCGCCAAGGACGTCAAGATCCAGGTCGAGTTCAACCCGGCCAAGGTGTCGGAATATCGGCTGGTCGGCTATGAGACGCGGGCGCTCAAGCGCGAGGATTTCAACAACGATCGCGTCGATGCCGGCGATATCGGCTCCGGCCATTCGGTGACAGCGATTTATGAGATCACGCCGAAGGGCAGCGGCGCCGAGCGGGTCGATCCACTGCGCTACGGCCAGGCGACGGTCGACAATGGCGGCGTCGCCAATGCGGGCGAATATGCCTTCATCAAGATCCGCTACAAGCTGCCGAACGAGAACGTCTCGAAACTCATCACCACGCCGGTCACTGCGGCTAACGAGGTCTCGTCCTTCGACGAGGCGGGTGCCGACCAGCGCTTCTCCGTCGCGGTTGCCGCCTTCGGGCAGAAGCTGCGCGACGAGGACCAGACGGCGAATTTCGGCTACGACCGCATCCTGGAGATCGCCAGCGCGGCCCGTGGCGCCGATCCCTTCGGCTACCGAGCGGAATTCCTGTCGCTGGTGCGGTTGGCCTCATCGCTTGGCGGCAACAAATAG
- a CDS encoding helix-turn-helix domain-containing protein, which translates to MDKRDLSTVFRDRLKLLLTRSDLNQSAFATAVGIDRSALSQLLSGASTRLPRAETLLNIAAEFKVSLDWLLGLSQDEGVTGEIRESLEIEEAPDGFDRTLLAKWHAEAAGTKIRYVPAGIPDLLRTEALVDYEARIANKSREAQAGETQYRIDYNRRPETDMEVCMPRHTLEIFARGLGIWDRFPEADRREQLLHMATLLDDLYPTFRLFLYDGRMRYSIPYTIFGPYRAAIYVGDMYIVLNSTQPVRTLTSHFDNLIRAADINAHEAASFTQKLAGMSFPSSAA; encoded by the coding sequence ATGGACAAGCGCGATCTATCGACGGTCTTCCGAGACCGCCTGAAATTGCTCTTGACACGTTCCGACTTGAACCAGTCGGCCTTTGCCACCGCGGTCGGCATCGACCGCTCGGCACTGTCGCAATTGCTTTCCGGCGCCTCGACCCGCCTGCCCCGCGCCGAGACGCTTCTCAACATCGCCGCCGAGTTCAAAGTGTCGCTGGACTGGCTGCTTGGGCTCTCTCAGGACGAGGGCGTCACCGGCGAAATCCGTGAGAGCCTCGAGATCGAGGAGGCGCCCGACGGGTTCGATCGCACGCTGCTCGCCAAATGGCACGCCGAGGCGGCCGGCACGAAGATCCGCTACGTGCCGGCCGGCATTCCGGATCTGCTGCGCACCGAAGCGCTGGTCGACTACGAGGCCCGCATCGCCAACAAAAGCCGTGAGGCGCAGGCCGGCGAGACGCAATACCGCATCGACTATAACCGGCGGCCGGAGACCGACATGGAAGTCTGCATGCCGCGCCATACGCTGGAAATTTTTGCGCGCGGGTTGGGCATCTGGGACCGTTTTCCTGAAGCCGACCGTCGCGAGCAGCTTCTGCACATGGCGACCCTGCTGGACGACCTCTACCCGACCTTCCGCCTGTTCCTTTATGACGGGCGTATGCGCTATTCGATCCCTTACACCATCTTCGGTCCCTATCGCGCCGCCATCTATGTCGGCGACATGTACATAGTGCTGAACTCCACCCAGCCGGTCCGCACCTTGACCAGTCATTTCGACAATCTGATCCGCGCCGCCGACATCAACGCGCATGAGGCGGCAAGCTTCACCCAAAAGCTGGCTGGAATGTCCTTCCCGTCAAGCGCTGCCTGA